The region GGTTTGAAAACAGAGAGGAATGTGGATTACTCAACAGAGCATCTGCCCTCGAACCTTCGGAACCGGCTCGCCAGCCAAAACCACTCAGCTCAGCCACTGCCGCTCTGCTCGACTGCTCCGCTGTAGATTGTGTTACAAGATTACAGCGTGCAGTTAATCAAAGGTCGTCAGAGGAGCATCTTGGAATGAGGGCAGGGCGGAAGATCAGAGAGAGGTTCCCACACTAACAGTGCCGTGTGTTTTTGGACATCAGCATTCTGAGCGCAGAGGGGgtaatccaatccaatccaCACTAATCCAAATGAACACAGTGCACGCAGATgtgtagagagagtgagtgaggcgGCGCTGCCGCTTATCAGCTGTCAGTGGTCGGCTGCTGTAGCGGCCAAGTGTTATCAGAGTCAGCCCTGCTCAGGGATTGGAGGACCCTACTGTGTTGAGTAAACACAGAAACCTGTCCTCATGCttatcgagagagagagagagagagagagagagagagagagagagagagagagagagagagagagagagagagagagagaaggagggagagagaagtgGTAGTGAGGAAGGGACCGAGAATAAGGGgaaaggagaaacagagagggagaaaggctctgtctccatggcaacctccatctctcctcccCTTCCCCCAGTCTGCAGAGAAACTCTGGTGGTCTTTGTGTAACGCGATTCCACTAGAATGCACTGTGTGGATTAAAGGCGAGCGGTGCCCGCAGGGCTGAGGCTGGGCCACAGTAAAGACATTATTACCCAGATCAAACGCTGTAATCACACTGCACCGAGGGGGCTTTCGCATCCGCGGCAGATAAAGCCCCGGCCTGGCAACGCTCAGGTGATTAGGGGATTATTACTCTGTCTTTCAGCACCGTGCCAGCCTCTCACCCACCCAAACAGCATCATCTCCACTGGCTAAAGAGCACAGAGGGGACGAAAGCAGCCAGAGAATGCAGTGTGGCATGTTATGCACAGGCCATATCTCAACGCACACCAACGTGCAATAcagccttcaaataaaaaagggaggggggggggggggggcactggatgaaggagaaggagaagctgTGCTGCAGCCCCTGTTGATGAATACTGGATCTCCACTTGTGTTCATTGCTGGTAAATGACAAAGCAGGGTAACCAGTTACTTCAACTTAATGCTGGAACAACCGCTGCTGCGTGAAGCACTGTAGGACAGCAGAAACACATTGTATTCCGAAAACACACAGTGGCCTCCTAAAGCCGTGGGGGATTTTAGAATGGATGATGTTCTGCTTGCCAGCACACTTTACATACGAAACAAAGAACCTGCATGTCTTTTTATACTGAGCTAAACTTTCTGTAACACCATCAACCATATTAAAAATAGGTGATAGGAGTTTCAGGGACCATAAACCGTGTACAAGATCATGTACACGAGAAGTGCTAAAAACATAGCACAATGGGAGAACGATCAATGGAGGGTGGAACAATAGGCGCCCCATGGCCTCCTCTAGCGCCCAGTGTCAAGCACCCTAAACGGGCTGAGAGCTTTCATCCCCGCACGGCCACTCAGCTGTTTGAttgagagaggaagaagaaagctGGAAAAGAGAAGGGGAGCCTCCATACAAATGCACACTTCAGGAGCACAGGGGGTGGTTggagggttagagagagagagaaaaaaaaaggagtgagtgagtgagtgagtgagtgagtgagtgagtgagtgagagagaagagagtgagtgagtgagtgagagagagagaagagagtgagtgagtgagtgagtgagtgagtgagtgagtgagtgagagagaagagagagagagagagagagagagagagagagagagagagagagagagagagagtgctgaaAGCATTCGCCTTGGCTTTTATTAGCCAACAACAACATTACTGAAGAGGCAGCCAGCAGAGGGGCTCAAAGCGAAAGCCTGGGCTTCTGCAGGGGAACAGCAAGGGAGAAATGGGCTGGAGAGGGCATTTATCTCTGCCAGCCCCCTAAAAGTACTCCACTTGCAATAGAACATTCACAGAGGCTGGAGAGCATGGTTTGCGTCATGCTTCCTTTAAGTGGCTTTAAATAAGTTCACTTCTCAACTGATCACCCTGTTGGTCACCTTAGAAACAGCCGGGGATTTCATGCGACGTTCCGAGAGCGCAGGTTACccgcaaaaaaaacaaaaaaaacatacagaataAACAGCATTAATTCCTTCTTTTTTATACAAAAACAGTTTATTGAATTATCAACAACTGTACATATCTTCAGTGACAACACAGTTTGCTACATACTTTGGTGTGTGTTGAGACGTGACTGTATCCTCAGACTCTATGTAAAAGGGAGGGGAGTTTGACAATAGCGGGATGCAAAGGACAACTTGGCCAATCATGTCATAAATGCCTGCACGTTAGTCTTGGCCTTTACGCTTTGTTTGGCTTAGCTGTAGGCATGTTAGCGGACTATGCTTCTTGCGTACAAGACACTATGCACACAAACCCCAGAGAACATCACGGGGGCTGAGGAAATATTAACCGATTCATCCAAATCATGTCCGTCCACTACAAGATAAAATACTGTGTCCTGTTCATACGGTAATGCAGTGAAGTCACAGGTCATGGAAGGGTCCTCCAGTCAGACAGTGCGATCAAATGTATTCCACATGCCTGTCCACATCACAGGGCTTTTCCTCTGTAGGAAGCTGGCCTGTCTTCTCAGAGGCTCTTATGGAAGAGTCCGGTCAGACTGTACAATCAAACATACTCCATAATCCCCATGTCTGTCCACAACAAAGGGTTCTTCCTTCTGGAGGAAGCTGGCCTGTCTTCTAGAAGGCTGCCTGTAGGGAGTCAGAACAGTCACTCCTCATCAGGTGGAATCTTGAGTGTCTGCCCACCTTCTGCAGGAACTGCTCTTAATGCTGAGCAACAGCTGTTGCCTCAGGTGCTTTAGCGGACCGCTAAGGCAAGAGCTCTCCACTGCGAGGAGGGGCAAGATCCACaggacattttacaaaaaaacatctCTGAAATGTGATCTAGCTCAAAATTGTtttcagagagagggaggggggtaAATTAGATTTCCATAAAAAGGTTAGCCTGGAATACGaactttgcaggaaaaaaaaaaaaaaaaagatagaatatccttagaaaaaaaaaaaaagtcctaatCTAATTTCCAAGCCCCGGTGGAAAACAAAGCATCAAGGAGAGGAAAggggtggggagagagaaagaaccaTCACAAATGTAACTGGACACCAAAATATAAATCTATAAAAGGCCTTTTAATACTCCATTATGTACACTTTTCACAGAACCTCCAAACGGATAAAGTTTCAGAACGAAGCGCTGCTTCACGCTGCAGTATGGAACATTCGCactgtactttaaaaaaaaaaaatctcttctcTAGTGCCATATGACTCGCTGGGTGTGGTGGTTGAGGGAGAGATGAGCATGTAAGAAGCATTAGTGGCTGAAGgctgtccagtccagtccacCCCAGTCCAGTTCATTACAGCCCATACATGACTAATCCAGGCTTTTGTCAGTCAGGCTGTCCATGATTAGGTGATGGGGGATGAGACTGACACAGACAgtcaggcagacagacagacagacaggtgcTATCCTGTCTGTCTGACTAGAAGAGTCGTTGGAGTGAGGAGGAGTGCAGTACCCCAAACGCTCCGGTCTCACTCTACACGGCATGAGCTTCTCTACTCAGTTACTCGTCTTTCTAGTAGATCACTTCATACACTGTGGCCTTCTTGTCGCCAGAGCCGGTGACGATGTACTTGTCATCTGCTGAGATGTCGCAGCTCAGGACTGAGGATGATTCCTTTGACTAGTGGAacagaagaaagagacagagagacaaaagtgagtacaacggaaaaaaaaagtgagtcGGCTGAAATTAAACTGTCAAAACACTTATTTTCCGATGGTAGAACTGCATGAAGCTATGACTCACAAGCACCCCCCTTCCGTCCTCCAACCaatcactcaaagcaaaaacacTAAGAGTTGTATACATAAGCACTTCTCTCTGCACCATCATACTGCATTAGCTCTTGTGCCGACCTCTCAAGCCATAAACACTTGAGGGGTTAGCGTTATTTACTGGTGGACAGCGGCTGTGTGTGCGGGCCCACATCCTGCCTAAGTGGTCAGGGCCCTTGCGTTAATGACACACTCCGGCCCATTTCCGCTGATACAGGCCCTGTCCATCAGTCAGCGGTCACTCCGCCCTCTAGGGCAAAGCTGGGCTGCCCACAAGCTTCCTGCAGACAGCCTGTATTGATCTCTGTACCTGGAATATGCTGGCGCCGTAGGGAGTCCTCCATGCGTTCAACAGATTGTCCTTCCCAGTGCTCACGAACCATTTACCTTGTCAAGGGAAATCAAACGTAATTAGAGCTTTGCTGGGCTGCTGAGGCAAGAGAGAGCTAAAGGGAGATATGTGCAAAGCGACTGAAGGCAGGCTTAATGGGTTAGGACGGTCAAGGTTCGGTTCAATTGAGAGATTCGGTTCATGCGCAAAAAGACTAGTTTGCTTTCTTAGAAAACAATGGAAAGCGAGGACACATGCAACTGAAGTTAATTCCAAGACAAAGGTATGCGATCTCATGTCATTAAACTGTAGTTATAAATGCCATCACTTTTAGCAACGGTggcactgtctgtctgtttaatcAAGGTAATGTCAATATTTCTTAGCATCTTACCACAGTAGGCGAACTTGAGGGAGAGCACACAGCTCTCATGCAGGTGGAGCTGGTACTTGTCAGGCTTGGTGTGATGGAGCACTTCTACATTGCTGCTCTCCATGCCCACAGCCAGCCACTCGCCCGTTGGGCAGTAGCCCAGTGAGAAGATCTGTATGTGGGACAAGAAGAGAGTGTCAATAGGTCACAGATCCTGTTGCAGGGCTTCAAGGATTATTCCTATAAATTCTTAACTTGATTTTTTCCCACAATTAATCAAATAATCTAAAGCGTAAACAAACATGTAATGCAGGTGcttttattttacatgtttgAGCATCATCCATGTACTGCTGTGAAGACATTTCCACTTTATATAGATCCTGATTTGTATTAAGGTATTAGTATTGCAGACGAAAAGCTCAAACTCTTTCATTCTTAGTCATGTCTTATTCTGTTCTACTTTCTTTGCTGGCGTTATTCAAGGTTCTAGCTGTGCAACAAAGCAATTTCTTCTTTCATAACCCCGTCATGTAGCTGGCTCTATGCAGCAGTGATGAGAAAAAGAGGTCTTTTATataaacaaacttaaaaaaaaaaaaaagtcaactcTTCAGGAGGGCAATCAAGGATTTGAGGCTGCTATAAGCCACTTTATACATAAGCATGAGCTAATCTCAGCCACATTGGTTTGTCACCTGGTGCATTCTGAATACTTTTATTACAGCACTGGACAATTAACCTGCAGACTCTCATTTACACTGGGTAGTAAACGCAATTCAGAGCATGCTAGGTAGCAAACATATAGACTGCAGCTGGAGTTAGGACCAATACTGTCTCTCCAAACTGTAAAAGTCTTGCAAGCTGTGCCAAATTGTAATCTCCTATGAGTCTAGTGTGCAGCCCTAGCAGATATGGGCTACTGGTAGCTAAGGGGTGATATTTTacttgcatatcgctgttgtaggaagaacctcatatctccaaaatggtaactttacaggggaaagaaaaaaaaaaaaatgtacttcacttttaatgtaagtcaatggaaccagatgtctttccaagtcattttgggataTTTTTTTGGGCCATTCCtcacgaaatttacacacaatatacagaaCAACAGGtaatttcaaatgatgtcaaaaactgaaaaacgacaaaaatggagataagagggtttcttccgacagcagcgatattttgCTTACTGTGGTGCACTGCAACTTGtttaaacaacagaaaaaacattGTAATTGCTGGAGCCCTAGTATGTACAGAGCAGGGATTTTACCTGAGACGTGAAGTCATGCTGTTGCAACTGCCGGCCCTCTCTTAGGTCCCACGAACGCACAGTGTTGTCCAGGCCTCCTGTCCATAGTTTAGTACCATCATGTGAGATGTCAATGCAGCTGGCACCGTCTGTATGGCCTTGGAACTGCCTATAATACCCGCAAGGCAATGGGGTAATCAGCTACACTCCAAAGATACCAATCATGCTTACTACAATTTCACACAGAGTCAAGGCGAAGGGCTTACCTGACAAGAGTCTGGTTGTGGAGGTCCCAGACAGCGATGTTGCCATCACTGCAGCAGGAGAAGCAGACCTTGGCATCAGGGCTTATGGCCAGAGCATAGCAGGCTGGGGCTGAAGAGGTCAGCTCAGCCTTGATGCGAGGAGTCTGTGAGGCCAGGTCCCAGATGGTCAGAGTGCTGGCCTCACCGCCCACGATCAGAGTGCGTCCATCGGGCAACAGTTTGCAGGAACGAATGTAGTTATCCCTGTTCTGATCCGGAGAAGAACACAGTAAGCTAAATACATTCCAAAGCACTGCCAATGCAAAAGTTTTGCATAACACTGCATACTAAATGCAATTTATACAATGTTATCcagcactcttaaaaacaaagctgAGCTAGTATTTACATGATTTGGCAACTgtgggaaaagaaaagtgaatgAGTCGTGTTCAAAACACCAAAGTCATTCCGTCCAGATAAAGAGAACCAGGATAATGTTGGCAAAAGTCCTAGtatacaaatattaaaattatgCATTATGTATGCCACTTCCAAATGTTCAAAGTATTTCAATAATGCATGTCCATATTTACACTGATAACAGGATATGGCTGGTAGTGGTTTCAGTTCTTACTAGGCAGTCGAGCTGGGACACCGGGCTTTTGCTGCCAGGCTGGCTGATGTCCCAGATTTTGACGCAGCCCTTGCCACCAGTGTAGACGTGTCGTGTGGGGTTGCTGATGGTAACAGCGCACACCACCTCACCATGGCTCAGTGTGTTGATCTGCCGGGCATGGCGTGGGATTCCGGGCCCAATCAGAGCATCTGGAGGGAAGGGGACAGGCTGCATCTGCCCATCAGCACTGACATGAAAAGAATAGGCcctgaaagagaaaaggagaaaacactTAAATGAAAGAGTCTCCTTAGTTATTTATCCTGTAGTCCACAGCATGACCACTGATTGAAGTGGGTTAATTAAATCAATTAGAGCAATGAGCGAGTGGTCTGAAAAGGGTTATTAAGACTAGTGAAAGGTTATTCTGTATGGTGCTGCTACGCAAATAGAGCTGTGAAGGGAAGGCTCTAGATGAGGTCATGTTTAAAGAACACTTACGGCTTCCCCCCAGAGATGGAGGTGAGGCTAGCAGGGAGACCTGGGGCTCTCATATGAGGATGCTCAAAGCTGGCCTACAAGACAGAAAGTAACATTAGTTCAATACATGGCTGCACCACCTTTAGAGGCATTGATTACAATAACACCACTGATAATGTGCAAGTAGCATAATATATACTACATTTGGTCTCAACTGATTTATGCTGTAAGAAAGGGAACATTGATGCAATGAAGAAACCAGACAGCCAGGTTGCCTGAATGCCCAGATAATGTTTATTTCACACTCCATCACTAAATAAAAGTTAAGGTTAGATAGGTGTACCCAATACCTAGTTTATTTTAGCTGAAAAGAATAAgcaacaaagacaaaaacattatttgttttttacctAAAGCGTGCACTTGCAAGTGAATATAAGGCTGGGGGGTAAGTCTTACATATGCACAAAAGCACAAATTTAAATGCAGCATGCATGTAGTTGGCCGGCTCATATTAGAGTCATAAAGTCATAAAATCACAGTTTGGCCACAAACCAAAAATTGCTGCGACAGCAATAAAAATCGTCCGATTCCAGGCGTGCACCCCTGAAAATTACCTTTAGTGAGGGCAAGCATTCACTCTCACAAATACTCACAATGGGCGTGCGGCCATAGGCGGCAGCAGCAGCCGCAGTCATCTGAGGTGAGATGTGCAAGCCAGCATAGACGCCGGGACTGGTCAGTGAGCCGTTCATCTCGTGGTGGCCCATCATGGCAAAAGGCGTCGGGTAGGAGAGGGGGGTGCGCAGTGCAGGAGCAGCTACACAGGCACACAGAGCAAATCATAAATCAGAATCCGTCAAGGACAGGCAGAGGAGGAGCCAGAATGGCGATCCATCTCAATAAATCTAGTCTGCACTGAACCTTACAGACCAAGGCAcagagaccccccccccctcatttTCAGTCACATAATAATCTACTTAAGCAGCACATAAAAGAGAGAAGCTAGGAGGGTTTTTGGAGGGTTATGTGGGTGCGCAGGTCATACTCACCCAGAGCTTCCATAGGGGGCTTGCCCAGGATAGGCCGCAGCCCTGGCGTGCTGCTAGTGCCAGGGGTAGGGGCATCGTTACGTGGAGTGGGGGTGTTGGACTTGAGACCAGGCGTCGAGGATTTGTCATTCTGTGTGGGGTTTGGGGAGgacaaacagaacagagaaatcttcaaaaaaaaaaaatgaggcaGCATCCAGGCAGAAGATTTGAGTGCTGGCTGAACTTAATCCAATCCAATTCTGACAAACCCGCTACTCCTACGAGCTATAAACCCCGCTATTTATCCCAAAACCCATTACTGCTACAATGGAGATGAGGCTCATTTTTATCCTATCCCCCGCTTTTTCCCTTTAATCTTTTTGCCGAGGCAGAAGGCCTAGAATGGTTAAACGCATTGAGTTATTAGCAGAGAAGACACGACTGATCCTGCTATGGGAATGCATTATCCCTGACATTTACAGATGTATTTAAAGACGGGGCTGGGAAACAGACATTCACTCCTAAGCCATTAgtcagaatgagagagaggagagcgagcaagagagaaaaagagatggagagcgagacagagacacacCACAGAAAGATCACTGCTGTGGCATCTATTTAGTTCTGTCTggttcactccctctctctttccccttttATTACATGCCTCACAAGTGACACAAACGGTCACAAAACTCAGACTGCCTAGAAGGTGAACGGTGTTCAGCATGAAAAAGGAGTGAACTCATGCATGTTTGTGCACGTGCCCTTACATGGCCATGCTCCTTGGTTTTGGAGGAAGGTGTGCTGCCAGAGGAGGCCACAGATGCAGGGCTGTTGGGCGTGTCCTTCTTTGGAGGGCGGGGCTTGTCTATGCCATTCTCTGGTGGGGAGTGAGCTGGACTTGCTCGGGGTGTGGCAGGGTcctacaaaaatgaaaatgccacaaaaaaaagaaaaatcagattAAAACACTAAGCTCAATCATAACCACACTACTGTACTAGAACTGACAGAATTTTGTCCTTTGCataaagactgaaaaacaaaccaattcataactgtttataaaaagAATTAACAGTCACCTCGTTAGAAACGTCGACCACAAGGTCATCACTTTTGTCTCCATCGCTGTCCTGTGTAAAAGATCAATCCGTCAAGCTCCTGGACACAATTAACATTACAGAAACATTCATAAGCTTTCATCCTGCAGACTCACATATCTGCTCAGGTTGTCCTTCTCTTCCATTTTGCGCTTCTTTGAGTCCAGGCTGTAATCTGAGGAGCCACGGTGCTTCTCACTGGAGGTACGCAGGCTAtcagatg is a window of Pygocentrus nattereri isolate fPygNat1 chromosome 7, fPygNat1.pri, whole genome shotgun sequence DNA encoding:
- the tle3a gene encoding transducin-like enhancer protein 3-A isoform X1, translating into MYPQGRHPAPHQPGQPGFKFTVAESCDRIKDEFQFLQAQYHSLKVEYDKLANEKTEMQRHYVMYYEMSYGLNIEMHKQTEIAKRLNAILAQIMPFLSQEHQQQVAQAVERAKQVTMTELNAIIGVRGLPNLPLTQQQLQAQHLSHAAHGPVALPPHPSGLQPPGIPPVTGSGSGLLALGALGSQPHLSVKDEKNHHDLEHRESTNNSISPSDSLRTSSEKHRGSSDYSLDSKKRKMEEKDNLSRYDSDGDKSDDLVVDVSNEDPATPRASPAHSPPENGIDKPRPPKKDTPNSPASVASSGSTPSSKTKEHGHNDKSSTPGLKSNTPTPRNDAPTPGTSSTPGLRPILGKPPMEALAAPALRTPLSYPTPFAMMGHHEMNGSLTSPGVYAGLHISPQMTAAAAAAYGRTPIASFEHPHMRAPGLPASLTSISGGKPAYSFHVSADGQMQPVPFPPDALIGPGIPRHARQINTLSHGEVVCAVTISNPTRHVYTGGKGCVKIWDISQPGSKSPVSQLDCLNRDNYIRSCKLLPDGRTLIVGGEASTLTIWDLASQTPRIKAELTSSAPACYALAISPDAKVCFSCCSDGNIAVWDLHNQTLVRQFQGHTDGASCIDISHDGTKLWTGGLDNTVRSWDLREGRQLQQHDFTSQIFSLGYCPTGEWLAVGMESSNVEVLHHTKPDKYQLHLHESCVLSLKFAYCGKWFVSTGKDNLLNAWRTPYGASIFQSKESSSVLSCDISADDKYIVTGSGDKKATVYEVIY
- the tle3a gene encoding transducin-like enhancer protein 3-A isoform X3, which produces MYPQGRHPAPHQPGQPGFKFTVAESCDRIKDEFQFLQAQYHSLKVEYDKLANEKTEMQRHYVMYYEMSYGLNIEMHKQTEIAKRLNAILAQIMPFLSQEHQQQVAQAVERAKQVTMTELNAIIGQQQLQAQHLSHAAHGPVALPPHPSGLQPPGIPPVTGSGSGLLALGALGSQPHLSVKDEKNHHDLEHRESTNNSISPSDSLRTSSEKHRGSSDYSLDSKKRKMEEKDNLSRYDSDGDKSDDLVVDVSNEDPATPRASPAHSPPENGIDKPRPPKKDTPNSPASVASSGSTPSSKTKEHGHNDKSSTPGLKSNTPTPRNDAPTPGTSSTPGLRPILGKPPMEALAAPALRTPLSYPTPFAMMGHHEMNGSLTSPGVYAGLHISPQMTAAAAAAYGRTPIASFEHPHMRAPGLPASLTSISGGKPAYSFHVSADGQMQPVPFPPDALIGPGIPRHARQINTLSHGEVVCAVTISNPTRHVYTGGKGCVKIWDISQPGSKSPVSQLDCLNRDNYIRSCKLLPDGRTLIVGGEASTLTIWDLASQTPRIKAELTSSAPACYALAISPDAKVCFSCCSDGNIAVWDLHNQTLVRQFQGHTDGASCIDISHDGTKLWTGGLDNTVRSWDLREGRQLQQHDFTSQIFSLGYCPTGEWLAVGMESSNVEVLHHTKPDKYQLHLHESCVLSLKFAYCGKWFVSTGKDNLLNAWRTPYGASIFQSKESSSVLSCDISADDKYIVTGSGDKKATVYEVIY
- the tle3a gene encoding transducin-like enhancer protein 3-A isoform X2, with protein sequence MYPQGRHPAPHQPGQPGFKFTVAESCDRIKDEFQFLQAQYHSLKVEYDKLANEKTEMQRHYVMYYEMSYGLNIEMHKQTEIAKRLNAILAQIMPFLSQEHQQQVAQAVERAKQVTMTELNAIIGVRGLPNLPLTQQLQAQHLSHAAHGPVALPPHPSGLQPPGIPPVTGSGSGLLALGALGSQPHLSVKDEKNHHDLEHRESTNNSISPSDSLRTSSEKHRGSSDYSLDSKKRKMEEKDNLSRYDSDGDKSDDLVVDVSNEDPATPRASPAHSPPENGIDKPRPPKKDTPNSPASVASSGSTPSSKTKEHGHNDKSSTPGLKSNTPTPRNDAPTPGTSSTPGLRPILGKPPMEALAAPALRTPLSYPTPFAMMGHHEMNGSLTSPGVYAGLHISPQMTAAAAAAYGRTPIASFEHPHMRAPGLPASLTSISGGKPAYSFHVSADGQMQPVPFPPDALIGPGIPRHARQINTLSHGEVVCAVTISNPTRHVYTGGKGCVKIWDISQPGSKSPVSQLDCLNRDNYIRSCKLLPDGRTLIVGGEASTLTIWDLASQTPRIKAELTSSAPACYALAISPDAKVCFSCCSDGNIAVWDLHNQTLVRQFQGHTDGASCIDISHDGTKLWTGGLDNTVRSWDLREGRQLQQHDFTSQIFSLGYCPTGEWLAVGMESSNVEVLHHTKPDKYQLHLHESCVLSLKFAYCGKWFVSTGKDNLLNAWRTPYGASIFQSKESSSVLSCDISADDKYIVTGSGDKKATVYEVIY